One region of Trichosurus vulpecula isolate mTriVul1 chromosome 1, mTriVul1.pri, whole genome shotgun sequence genomic DNA includes:
- the LOC118856296 gene encoding V-type proton ATPase subunit D-like: MSGKDHIDIFPSRMAQTIMKARLKGAQTGQNLLKKKSDDLTLRFRQILKKIIETKMLMGEVMREAAFSLAEAKFTAGDFSTTVIQNVNKAQVKIRAKKDNVAGVTLPVFEHY; this comes from the coding sequence ATGTCCGGCAAAGACCACATCGATATCTTCCCTTCGCGAATGGCACAGACCATTATGAAGGCCCGATTAAAAGGAGCACAGACAGGCCAAAATCTCCTAAAGAAAAAATCTGATGACTTGACTCTTCGATTTCGGCAGATCTTAAAGAAGATCATCGAGACCAAAATGCTAATGGGTGAAGTGATGCGAGAAGCTGCTTTCTCACTTGCGGAAGCCAAATTCACAGCTGGTGACTTCAGTACCACTGTTATTCAGAATGTGAACAAAGCCCAAGTGAAGATCAGAGCAAAGAAAGATAATGTAGCAGGTGTCACCTTGCCAGTGTTTGAACATTATTAA